From a single Paraburkholderia edwinii genomic region:
- a CDS encoding FadR/GntR family transcriptional regulator — protein MTSLPPDNPFRPKQIYEQVAERMRVDIRNGQFAPESRLPSERDLAARFGVGRPAVREAIGALQNEGLVLTRRNSGTYVCADALQRLATAPGGGAAFGADADFSPTSALDVRLVLEPAIARRAAMQARRDEIAEHYLAQMDSLTDVTDAAQRALWNDSDRLFHRQLAIMTGDALFVKIADEVAKAMNQPLWKRLKDDAIYDIGRVRLYVSEHRLIYEAIVNGDGEAAAFYVEQHIMRVRRDITPK, from the coding sequence ATGACATCGCTCCCGCCCGATAATCCGTTCCGTCCCAAGCAGATCTACGAGCAGGTCGCCGAGCGCATGCGCGTCGATATCCGCAACGGCCAGTTCGCGCCGGAGTCGCGCCTGCCGTCCGAACGCGACCTCGCGGCGCGCTTCGGCGTCGGCCGGCCCGCCGTGCGCGAGGCCATCGGTGCGCTGCAGAACGAAGGGCTCGTCCTGACGCGGCGCAATTCCGGTACCTACGTCTGCGCCGATGCGCTGCAGCGGCTGGCCACGGCGCCGGGCGGCGGCGCGGCGTTCGGCGCCGACGCGGACTTCAGCCCGACTTCCGCGCTCGACGTACGCCTCGTGCTCGAACCGGCCATCGCGCGGCGCGCCGCCATGCAGGCTCGGCGCGACGAGATCGCCGAGCACTATCTCGCGCAGATGGATTCGCTCACCGATGTCACCGATGCCGCGCAACGCGCGCTGTGGAACGACAGCGACCGGCTGTTTCACCGTCAGCTCGCCATCATGACCGGCGACGCGCTGTTCGTGAAGATCGCCGATGAAGTTGCGAAAGCAATGAACCAACCGCTGTGGAAGCGCCTCAAGGACGACGCGATCTACGACATCGGCCGGGTTCGTCTGTATGTGTCCGAACACCGGTTGATCTACGAGGCGATCGTCAACGGAGACGGCGAAGCCGCGGCGTTCTATGTCGAGCAGCACATCATGCGTGTGCGTCGGGACATTACGCCGAAATGA
- the lhpH gene encoding trans-3-hydroxy-L-proline dehydratase, translated as MKLNRVISTVEVHTAGEPFRIVTSGLPKIPGKTIVERRAWLKEHADPLRRALIFEPRGHADMYGGYLTDAVSEGADFGIIFVHNEGYSDHCGHGVIALATAAVSLGWVERTEPETRVGIDAPCGFIEAFVKWDGTHAGSVRFVNVPSFIWARDVVVQTPGFGEVRGDIAFGGAFYFYTSGAPFELAVRESDIDRLIRFGAEVKRAANDAFKVQHPHIPEINHVYGTIIDNAPRHAGSTQANCCVFADREVDRSPTGSGTAGRVAQLYLRGQLKMGETLVNESVIGTIFRGRVLRETKLDRFDAVIPEIEGEAYICGFANWIVDERDPLSYGFLVR; from the coding sequence ATGAAACTGAACCGCGTGATCAGCACGGTCGAAGTCCATACCGCGGGCGAGCCGTTTCGCATCGTGACCAGCGGTCTGCCGAAAATTCCGGGCAAAACCATCGTCGAGCGGCGCGCGTGGCTCAAGGAGCACGCGGACCCTCTGCGCCGCGCGCTGATCTTCGAGCCGCGCGGCCACGCCGATATGTACGGCGGGTATCTGACCGATGCGGTCAGCGAGGGCGCCGACTTCGGCATCATCTTCGTTCACAACGAGGGGTATAGCGACCATTGCGGGCACGGCGTGATTGCGCTCGCGACGGCAGCCGTATCGCTCGGCTGGGTCGAGCGGACCGAGCCGGAGACGCGCGTGGGCATCGATGCGCCGTGCGGGTTTATCGAGGCGTTCGTCAAATGGGACGGCACGCATGCGGGCAGCGTGCGCTTCGTCAATGTGCCGTCGTTTATCTGGGCGCGCGATGTCGTCGTGCAGACGCCGGGTTTCGGCGAGGTGCGCGGCGATATTGCGTTCGGCGGCGCGTTCTACTTTTACACGTCGGGCGCGCCGTTCGAGCTGGCGGTGCGCGAATCGGATATTGACCGGTTGATCCGCTTCGGCGCCGAAGTGAAGCGCGCGGCCAACGACGCGTTCAAGGTTCAGCATCCGCACATTCCCGAAATCAACCACGTGTACGGCACGATCATCGATAACGCGCCGCGCCACGCGGGCTCGACGCAGGCGAACTGCTGCGTATTCGCGGACCGCGAGGTCGACCGGTCGCCGACGGGGTCCGGCACGGCGGGGCGGGTCGCGCAACTCTATCTGCGCGGGCAGTTGAAGATGGGCGAGACGCTCGTCAACGAATCGGTGATCGGCACGATCTTTCGCGGGCGTGTGCTGCGCGAAACGAAGCTTGATCGCTTCGATGCGGTGATTCCCGAGATCGAGGGCGAGGCCTACATTTGCGGGTTCGCGAACTGGATTGTCGATGAGCGCGATCCGTTGTCGTATGGGTTTCTGGTGCGCTGA
- the lhpI gene encoding bifunctional Delta(1)-pyrroline-2-carboxylate/Delta(1)-piperideine-2-carboxylate reductase, with product MPNSLSTPLFNGAETARLTPYPALVDALATAVVDYTEKRIASPERLVVPLNDGGVLLSMPATAADLAIHKLVNVCPGNRERGLPTIHGQVMAIEPDTGETLFILDGPTVTGRRTAAMTMLGVRTLSRASPRDVLLIGTGTQAANHLEALRELYPEALVRVRGSSPARAHAFCDEHAARLQTKAGAQGSRLQPVEDTTVPDSVDLVITLTTSRTAVYNEAPRAGRLVVGVGAFKPDMAELGARTLSGSALFVDDPAGAKHEAGDLIQAGVDWANVAGIVVALGGAADRAARIARVAATDAPTAGAAATTDDGAPRVFKTVGCAAWDLAAGRVARGLLKAA from the coding sequence ATGCCGAACAGCCTGTCCACGCCGCTTTTCAACGGCGCCGAGACCGCGCGGCTCACGCCTTATCCGGCGCTCGTCGATGCGCTGGCCACTGCCGTGGTCGATTACACGGAGAAGCGCATCGCGAGCCCCGAGCGGCTTGTCGTGCCGCTCAACGACGGCGGCGTGCTGCTGTCGATGCCGGCGACCGCGGCGGACCTCGCGATCCACAAGCTCGTCAACGTGTGCCCGGGCAACCGCGAGCGCGGCTTGCCGACGATTCACGGCCAGGTGATGGCGATCGAGCCTGATACCGGCGAGACGCTGTTTATCCTCGATGGCCCGACGGTGACGGGCCGCCGGACCGCCGCGATGACGATGCTCGGTGTGCGCACGCTCAGCCGCGCGTCGCCGCGCGATGTGCTGCTGATCGGCACCGGCACGCAGGCGGCGAACCACCTCGAGGCGTTGCGCGAGTTGTATCCCGAGGCGCTCGTGCGCGTGCGCGGCAGCTCGCCGGCGCGAGCGCATGCGTTCTGCGACGAGCACGCCGCAAGGCTGCAGACGAAGGCGGGAGCGCAGGGATCCCGGCTGCAGCCGGTCGAAGACACGACGGTGCCCGATTCGGTCGATCTCGTCATCACGCTGACGACGAGCCGCACGGCCGTCTACAACGAAGCGCCGCGCGCGGGGCGGCTCGTGGTTGGCGTCGGCGCGTTCAAGCCCGATATGGCGGAACTCGGCGCGCGGACGCTCTCCGGCAGCGCGCTGTTTGTTGACGATCCGGCCGGCGCGAAGCATGAAGCAGGGGATCTGATTCAGGCGGGCGTGGACTGGGCGAACGTGGCGGGGATTGTCGTTGCGCTGGGAGGCGCGGCGGATCGCGCGGCGCGCATCGCCCGCGTAGCGGCGACTGATGCGCCCACGGCCGGCGCCGCTGCGACTACCGACGATGGCGCGCCGCGCGTCTTCAAGACCGTCGGCTGCGCGGCATGGGACCTGGCGGCGGGCCGCGTCGCCCGCGGGCTGCTGAAGGCGGCCTAG
- the zwf gene encoding glucose-6-phosphate dehydrogenase — MTTSHAPATPDLPLDMIIFGGAGDLSARKLLPALFMAHSHGNLPGDTRILAIGRRDWTREQYVNFMEEHSKPFIERKALDAAAWDKFLALFDYVRIDVDNADDYARLAQASRPNAQRIFYLATSPELFTTICDNLASHSLIDSHSRVVLEKPLGNNLESAQAINNAVGKHFEEPQIYRIDHYLGKETVQNLMVLRFGNAIFGPLWQAPYIRSVQITVAETVGVGSRAGFYDQTGAMRDMVQNHLLQLLCIVAMEPPVSLDPDAVRDEKLKVLRSLRPMTAEDISRDTVRGQYTAGAVGGEPVKGYLEEDNVPQGSHAETFVALRAHINNWRWAHVPFFLRTGKRMAKKVSEIVIEFADLPFSIMPNSPCGPRSCGNRLVIQLQPAESIQLQMLAKEPGSGMRTLPVNLNLDLEQAFTGRRAEAYERLLIDVVRGRLTHFMRRDELEAAWAWADPIIEGWKLAGDRPRPYTAGTFGPGASTALVTRENMAWAEES; from the coding sequence ATGACGACTTCCCACGCTCCCGCTACGCCGGACCTTCCGCTCGACATGATCATTTTCGGCGGCGCCGGCGACCTGTCCGCCCGCAAGCTGCTGCCCGCGCTGTTTATGGCGCATTCGCACGGCAATCTGCCCGGCGACACGCGCATTCTCGCCATCGGCCGCCGCGACTGGACACGCGAACAGTATGTGAACTTCATGGAAGAGCACTCGAAGCCGTTTATCGAGCGCAAGGCGCTCGATGCGGCCGCGTGGGACAAGTTCCTCGCGCTCTTCGACTACGTGCGCATCGACGTCGACAACGCCGACGACTATGCGCGGCTCGCGCAGGCGTCGCGTCCGAACGCGCAGCGCATCTTTTATCTCGCGACCTCGCCCGAACTGTTCACGACGATCTGCGACAACCTCGCATCGCATTCGCTGATCGACAGCCACTCGCGCGTCGTGCTCGAAAAGCCGCTCGGCAACAATCTCGAATCGGCGCAGGCGATCAACAACGCGGTCGGCAAGCACTTCGAAGAACCGCAGATTTACCGGATCGATCACTACCTCGGCAAGGAGACCGTGCAGAACCTGATGGTGCTGCGCTTCGGCAATGCGATCTTCGGGCCGCTATGGCAGGCGCCGTATATCCGCAGCGTGCAGATCACGGTGGCCGAGACGGTCGGCGTGGGTAGCCGCGCGGGCTTCTACGACCAGACCGGCGCGATGCGTGACATGGTGCAGAACCACTTGCTGCAGCTGCTGTGCATCGTCGCGATGGAGCCGCCGGTGTCGCTCGACCCGGACGCCGTACGCGACGAAAAGCTCAAGGTGCTGCGCTCGCTGCGCCCGATGACCGCGGAAGATATTTCGCGCGACACCGTGCGCGGCCAGTACACGGCCGGCGCCGTCGGCGGCGAGCCGGTGAAGGGTTATCTCGAGGAAGATAACGTGCCGCAGGGCAGCCACGCCGAAACCTTCGTCGCCCTGCGCGCGCATATCAACAACTGGCGCTGGGCGCACGTGCCGTTCTTCCTGCGCACGGGCAAGCGGATGGCGAAGAAGGTGTCGGAGATCGTCATCGAGTTCGCGGATCTGCCGTTCTCGATCATGCCGAATAGCCCGTGTGGTCCGCGCAGCTGCGGCAACCGGCTCGTCATCCAGCTGCAGCCGGCCGAGTCGATCCAGTTGCAGATGCTCGCGAAGGAGCCGGGCAGCGGCATGCGCACGCTGCCGGTCAATCTGAACCTCGACCTCGAGCAGGCGTTCACGGGACGGCGAGCGGAAGCGTATGAGCGTCTGTTGATCGATGTCGTGCGCGGGCGCCTCACGCACTTCATGCGCCGCGACGAACTCGAAGCCGCATGGGCGTGGGCCGATCCGATCATCGAAGGCTGGAAGCTCGCGGGCGACCGGCCGCGGCCCTACACGGCCGGTACGTTCGGGCCGGGCGCGTCGACTGCGCTGGTGACGCGCGAGAATATGGCCTGGGCGGAAGAGTCTTGA
- a CDS encoding STAS-like domain-containing protein produces MNTRIRPQGEQVRGFLLEHIESHQGDVVALTADHFSISRQAVNKHLLVLREQGAIVKEGNTRDARYRLVPLATESFRFPLTGELEENVIWSEVVRPLIEPLPANVLNIWHHGFTEIFNNAIDHSNGTTVLVKITRTAVSTEIMVSDDGVGIFRKIQAELNLLDERHAIFELAKGKLTTDPQNHSGEGIFFTSRMFDQFGILSGALYFDHHKDSSEDVVMEREVAAGGTSVFMTLSNRAAHTTKEIFDEYTENEDYTFDRTVVPVDLAKYGVDELISRSQAKRLLARLDLFKRVVLDFRNVDMIGQAFADQIFRVFANEHPEIELLATNTSVAVQQMISRARAQREAAQ; encoded by the coding sequence GTGAATACGAGAATCCGTCCACAAGGCGAGCAGGTCCGCGGTTTCCTGCTCGAACATATTGAATCGCATCAGGGCGACGTCGTCGCGCTCACCGCAGATCACTTCTCGATCAGTCGCCAGGCTGTGAACAAGCACCTGCTTGTACTGCGCGAGCAAGGCGCGATTGTCAAAGAAGGCAATACGAGGGATGCGCGCTACAGGCTTGTCCCTCTCGCCACTGAGAGCTTCCGGTTTCCGTTGACGGGTGAACTCGAAGAAAACGTGATCTGGAGCGAAGTCGTCAGGCCCTTGATCGAACCGCTTCCAGCCAACGTGCTCAATATATGGCACCACGGCTTCACGGAAATCTTTAATAACGCGATCGACCATTCAAACGGGACCACGGTTCTGGTGAAAATCACGCGAACCGCGGTATCCACGGAAATCATGGTTTCGGATGATGGTGTCGGGATCTTCAGAAAGATTCAGGCCGAATTGAATCTGCTCGACGAGCGCCATGCAATCTTCGAATTGGCAAAAGGCAAACTGACCACCGATCCCCAGAATCACTCGGGGGAGGGGATCTTTTTCACCTCGCGCATGTTCGACCAGTTCGGGATTCTCTCGGGCGCACTTTATTTCGATCACCATAAGGATTCGTCGGAAGACGTGGTAATGGAACGTGAGGTCGCTGCGGGCGGTACGTCTGTTTTTATGACGTTGAGCAATCGTGCGGCACACACAACCAAAGAAATTTTCGACGAATACACCGAAAACGAGGACTACACGTTCGACCGAACTGTCGTGCCGGTCGATCTCGCTAAATACGGCGTGGACGAATTGATTTCGCGGTCGCAGGCAAAACGATTACTTGCACGCCTCGACCTGTTTAAAAGAGTGGTGTTGGATTTCCGGAACGTCGACATGATTGGCCAAGCGTTTGCGGATCAGATCTTTCGCGTCTTCGCGAACGAGCATCCGGAAATAGAATTATTGGCGACCAATACGAGCGTGGCCGTACAGCAGATGATCTCTCGCGCTCGCGCGCAGCGCGAAGCGGCTCAGTGA
- a CDS encoding LysR family transcriptional regulator gives MIDRIQAMRTFIRIVDTNSFTRAAESLNMPRATATTIMQNLEALLGTALLVRTTRRLSLTPEGAAYYERCAQILADIDEMEASLRQTDANPSGRLRVEMPGAVATALVLPALDDFHARFPNIELSIGVSNRAVDLVGEAVDCSIQLGALPDSGLAARRLGTLEHVTCASPAYLERFGEPETLDDLTRHVAVNFTARQSERSASFDFEVDGKPLAVKVDGFVNVNDEQACLTCGLQGLGLIQPARIAAQQWLDAGMLREVLPEWRPVPTTVSIAYVKGRRVSPRVRAFVDWLAELFEHAGHVEADMSRVRELMRGGLHTA, from the coding sequence GTGATTGACCGTATTCAGGCCATGCGCACTTTTATCAGGATCGTCGATACGAATAGCTTCACGCGCGCCGCAGAGTCGTTGAACATGCCGCGCGCCACCGCCACGACGATCATGCAGAACCTCGAAGCCTTGCTCGGCACCGCGTTGCTGGTCCGCACGACGCGGCGTCTGAGCCTGACACCGGAAGGCGCCGCGTACTACGAGCGCTGCGCACAGATTCTCGCGGACATCGACGAAATGGAGGCGAGTCTGCGGCAGACGGACGCGAACCCGAGCGGACGGCTGCGCGTCGAGATGCCGGGCGCGGTCGCGACCGCGCTCGTGCTGCCCGCGCTCGACGATTTCCATGCGCGCTTTCCGAACATCGAGCTGTCGATCGGCGTGAGCAACCGCGCGGTGGATCTGGTCGGCGAGGCCGTCGATTGCAGCATCCAGCTCGGCGCGCTGCCCGACTCGGGGCTGGCGGCGCGGCGTCTTGGCACGCTCGAGCATGTGACATGCGCAAGCCCGGCGTATCTCGAACGCTTCGGCGAGCCGGAAACGCTCGACGATCTCACGCGGCACGTCGCGGTGAACTTCACGGCGCGCCAGAGCGAGCGCTCGGCCAGCTTCGATTTCGAAGTGGACGGCAAGCCGCTCGCGGTGAAGGTCGACGGTTTCGTCAACGTCAACGACGAGCAGGCCTGTTTGACCTGCGGCCTGCAAGGCCTCGGGCTGATCCAGCCGGCCCGGATCGCCGCGCAGCAGTGGCTCGATGCCGGCATGCTGCGCGAGGTGCTGCCGGAGTGGCGACCGGTGCCGACCACCGTCTCGATCGCTTACGTGAAGGGACGGCGCGTGTCGCCGCGCGTGCGCGCGTTCGTCGACTGGCTTGCGGAGCTGTTCGAGCACGCGGGACATGTCGAGGCCGATATGTCGCGCGTGCGGGAGTTGATGCGTGGGGGGTTGCATACGGCGTGA